A DNA window from Sphingopyxis macrogoltabida contains the following coding sequences:
- the amaB gene encoding L-piperidine-6-carboxylate dehydrogenase — protein sequence MTNAVAAETRDLIAALGADPALLAGGTRIVRSPITGDVIAEVAETTPAEAAERIAAAAAAFRVWRTVPAPRRGEFVRQLGEELRGAKEALGRLVSLEVGKALSEGLGEVQEMIDICDFAVGLSRQLYGLCMPSERGDHRLTEQWHPIGPVGVISAFNFPVAVWSWNAALAFVCGDSVVWKPSEKAPLTALAVHAIVERVIGNFGPDAPAGLAGLIIGGRDLGELLVDDKRLPVISATGSTRMGRTVGERVARRFGRSILELGGNNASIVTPSADLDLTLRAVAFGAMGTAGQRCTTMRRLFVHADVYDRLVPRLIEVYRTISIGDPRDPGTLVGPLIDGEAFAAMERALAAARAAGGRVHGGGRVDVNGEASFYARPALVEMGEQADCVREETFAPILYVLKYRTLDEAIAWQNDVPQGLSSSIFATDIREVEQFLSAAGSDCGIANVNMGTSGAEIGGAFGGEKETGGGRESGSDSWKAYMRRQTNAINYGRILPLAQGVKFDIE from the coding sequence ATGACCAATGCCGTTGCCGCCGAAACCCGCGACCTGATCGCCGCGCTGGGGGCCGATCCCGCCTTGCTGGCGGGCGGAACGCGCATCGTCCGTTCGCCGATCACCGGCGATGTGATCGCAGAAGTCGCGGAGACGACGCCGGCGGAAGCGGCGGAGCGGATCGCTGCCGCCGCGGCGGCGTTCCGGGTCTGGCGCACCGTCCCTGCTCCGCGCCGCGGCGAATTCGTCCGCCAGCTCGGCGAGGAACTGCGCGGCGCGAAGGAGGCGCTCGGCCGCCTCGTCTCGCTCGAAGTCGGCAAGGCGCTGTCCGAGGGGCTTGGCGAGGTGCAGGAAATGATCGACATCTGCGACTTCGCGGTCGGGCTTTCGCGCCAGCTTTACGGCCTGTGCATGCCCTCCGAGCGCGGCGATCACCGGCTGACCGAACAATGGCACCCGATCGGCCCGGTCGGGGTGATATCGGCATTCAACTTCCCGGTCGCCGTGTGGAGCTGGAACGCCGCGCTGGCCTTTGTCTGCGGCGACAGCGTCGTCTGGAAGCCGTCGGAGAAGGCCCCGCTGACCGCGCTCGCCGTCCACGCGATCGTCGAGCGCGTGATCGGGAATTTCGGCCCCGACGCCCCCGCCGGACTGGCGGGCCTGATCATCGGCGGCCGCGACCTCGGCGAGCTGCTCGTCGACGACAAGCGGCTTCCGGTCATCTCGGCGACCGGCTCGACACGGATGGGCCGGACGGTCGGCGAGCGCGTGGCGCGCCGGTTCGGCAGGTCAATCCTCGAACTCGGCGGCAACAACGCATCGATCGTCACGCCGTCGGCCGACCTCGACCTGACGCTGCGCGCCGTCGCTTTCGGGGCAATGGGAACGGCGGGCCAGCGCTGCACGACGATGCGCCGCCTGTTCGTCCATGCCGATGTTTACGACCGGCTGGTTCCGCGACTGATCGAGGTTTACCGCACGATCTCGATCGGCGACCCGCGCGATCCCGGCACGCTGGTCGGCCCGCTGATCGACGGCGAGGCGTTTGCGGCGATGGAGCGCGCGCTGGCTGCGGCCCGCGCCGCGGGCGGACGGGTGCACGGCGGCGGCCGCGTCGACGTCAATGGCGAGGCGTCCTTCTATGCGCGCCCGGCGCTCGTCGAAATGGGCGAGCAAGCCGACTGCGTCCGCGAGGAAACCTTCGCCCCGATCCTCTATGTCCTCAAATACCGCACGCTCGACGAAGCGATCGCGTGGCAGAACGACGTGCCGCAGGGGCTTTCCTCGTCGATCTTTGCGACCGACATTCGCGAAGTGGAACAGTTCCTGTCGGCGGCGGGGTCGGATTGCGGCATCGCCAATGTGAATATGGGGACGTCGGGGGCCGAAATCGGCGGAGCTTTCGGCGGCGAAAAGGAAACCGGCGGCGGGCGCGAAAGCGGGTCGGATAGCTGGAAGGCCTATATGCGGCGGCAGACCAATGCGATCAACTATGGCCGCATATTGCCGCTGGCGCAGGGCGTAAAGTTCGACATCGAATAG
- a CDS encoding NAD(P)/FAD-dependent oxidoreductase, translating into MNNDPLSHGLWEATAPSLSPGTPLAKEIVADAVIVGGGFTGCSAAFHLAAAGRAPVVLEAEDIGFGGAGRNVGLVNAGMWVMPDDLVASLAAPYGERLVSQLGEAPRLVFDLIERLGIDCEAVHRGTLHCAVGRKGHGDITERARQWLARGADVRLLDAREAAHFTGSHAYAGALLDRRAGTIQPLAYVRGLADHAARGGARIHTRSPVIACEDLGSAWRISTPAGQVVAPWVIFATDAYSRGACADIRAEQVMLPYFQLATRSLSLELAATILPGRQGAWDTRSILSSFRLDAHGRLVFGSVGALRGLGKSIHADWGQREIARLFPQLAKVELEHRWYGRIGMTGDAVPRLHLHGRNMVSVSGYNGRGIAPGTTFGRDLARLALGEIGLEDFSLPLSDLRAAPFGGCRSAFYEAGAQLAHFTGSRFHQPVHRGS; encoded by the coding sequence ATGAACAACGACCCGCTGAGCCACGGCCTGTGGGAGGCAACGGCGCCGTCTCTGTCGCCGGGCACGCCCCTTGCAAAAGAGATAGTCGCCGACGCCGTGATCGTCGGCGGCGGCTTCACCGGCTGTTCGGCCGCCTTTCATCTCGCTGCGGCGGGTCGGGCGCCGGTCGTCCTCGAGGCCGAAGACATCGGCTTCGGCGGCGCGGGCCGCAATGTCGGCCTCGTCAACGCCGGCATGTGGGTGATGCCGGACGACCTCGTCGCATCGCTCGCGGCGCCTTATGGCGAACGGCTGGTGAGCCAGCTCGGCGAGGCGCCCCGGCTCGTCTTCGACCTCATCGAACGCCTCGGTATCGACTGCGAGGCCGTTCATCGCGGCACGCTCCACTGTGCGGTCGGCCGAAAAGGCCATGGCGACATTACCGAACGCGCGCGGCAATGGCTGGCAAGGGGCGCCGATGTCCGGCTGCTCGATGCCCGCGAGGCTGCGCATTTCACGGGAAGCCACGCCTATGCCGGCGCCCTCCTCGATCGCCGCGCCGGGACAATCCAGCCGCTTGCCTATGTCCGCGGGCTCGCGGACCATGCGGCGCGGGGCGGCGCGCGCATCCATACGCGGTCGCCGGTCATCGCCTGCGAGGATCTGGGCTCGGCGTGGCGGATCTCGACGCCGGCGGGGCAGGTCGTCGCGCCGTGGGTGATTTTCGCCACCGACGCCTATTCGCGCGGCGCCTGCGCCGACATCCGGGCCGAGCAGGTGATGTTGCCTTATTTCCAGCTTGCGACGCGATCGCTGTCGCTCGAACTGGCCGCAACGATCCTGCCGGGGCGGCAGGGGGCGTGGGATACCAGATCGATCCTCTCCTCCTTCCGGCTCGATGCGCATGGCCGCCTCGTGTTCGGGAGCGTCGGCGCGCTGCGCGGGCTCGGCAAGTCGATCCACGCCGATTGGGGGCAACGCGAGATCGCCCGCCTGTTCCCGCAACTTGCCAAGGTCGAGCTGGAGCATCGCTGGTACGGCCGGATCGGCATGACCGGCGACGCGGTCCCCCGCCTCCACCTGCATGGGCGCAACATGGTGTCGGTCAGCGGCTATAACGGCCGCGGCATCGCGCCCGGCACGACCTTCGGCCGCGACCTCGCCCGGCTCGCGCTCGGCGAAATCGGGCTCGAGGATTTTTCGCTGCCGCTGAGCGATTTGCGCGCCGCGCCCTTTGGCGGATGCCGTTCGGCCTTCTATGAAGCGGGTGCGCAGCTCGCCCATTTTACCGGTTCCCGTTTTCACCAGCCTGTTCATCGAGGATCATGA
- a CDS encoding LysR substrate-binding domain-containing protein, producing MTPRRFLPPTALLCAFEAAARTQSFTQAARELSLTQSAVSRQIRALEDILGAPLFHREKQKVFLTLAGSAYAREIRDALNRISGATLGFRANPGGGTLHIAALPLFGARWLMPRLPRFLAAHPDLSVNVTTRLAPFDFRFDPVDAAIHFGLPEWPGSRLDFLMNENVVPLCSPALAAQLGCTAPADLVDAPLLHLVSRPDAWERWFAAMQVDPGEVHGMLVDQFALGIEAARAGLGVALLPEFLAAPELARGELVKVFDAPWQGPESYYLVRPDTHENYTPLDAFADWIIYEAGLPSN from the coding sequence ATGACGCCGCGCCGCTTCCTTCCGCCGACCGCCCTGCTCTGTGCGTTCGAGGCAGCAGCGCGCACCCAGAGTTTCACCCAGGCGGCGCGCGAACTGTCGCTGACCCAGAGCGCGGTGAGCCGGCAGATCCGCGCGCTCGAGGATATATTGGGCGCGCCGCTCTTTCACCGCGAGAAGCAGAAGGTCTTCCTGACGCTCGCGGGAAGCGCCTACGCGCGCGAGATACGCGACGCGCTCAATCGGATTTCGGGCGCGACGCTGGGCTTCCGGGCCAATCCGGGTGGCGGGACGCTGCATATCGCGGCGCTGCCGCTGTTCGGCGCCCGCTGGCTGATGCCGCGCCTCCCGCGCTTCCTCGCCGCCCATCCGGACCTGTCGGTCAATGTGACGACGCGCCTTGCGCCCTTCGACTTTCGTTTCGATCCGGTCGATGCGGCGATCCATTTCGGCCTGCCCGAATGGCCGGGGTCGCGCCTCGATTTCCTGATGAACGAAAATGTGGTGCCGCTTTGCAGCCCGGCGCTCGCCGCTCAGCTTGGCTGCACGGCGCCCGCCGACCTCGTCGATGCGCCGCTGCTCCACCTCGTCTCGCGCCCCGACGCCTGGGAACGCTGGTTCGCAGCGATGCAGGTCGATCCCGGCGAAGTCCACGGGATGTTGGTCGACCAGTTCGCGCTGGGTATCGAAGCGGCGCGCGCTGGCCTCGGCGTCGCATTGCTGCCCGAATTTCTCGCCGCCCCCGAACTCGCGCGCGGCGAACTCGTCAAAGTGTTCGACGCGCCATGGCAGGGTCCCGAGAGCTATTATCTCGTCCGGCCGGACACGCATGAAAACTACACCCCGCTCGACGCGTTCGCGGACTGGATCATTTACGAGGCGGGCTTGCCGTCGAACTGA
- a CDS encoding LysR family transcriptional regulator has product MMSGTIPWEDQQAFLAAFEEGSLSGAARRLGLAQPTVRSRIAALERRLGTVLFTRSANGLAATEHARSLADSARAMDRASELFGRVASAPAGEIAGTVRLSASEVVGIEVLPPILAKLQAAHPGIVIELSLSNATADLIEQEVDIAIRMHPPREGALVAKKIGVIELGLFAHEDYLARKGMPGTPADLAGHDIIGSDREPADMKFAAALLPGIARDCFKMRTDSHPAQIALARAGMGIAVMQRKIGLADRRLKAVLPDLLLPGLDTWIVTHEDLRRLPRVSVLFDHLVRELARYSRPVRSGQFDGKPAS; this is encoded by the coding sequence ATGATGAGCGGTACCATTCCCTGGGAAGATCAGCAGGCATTCCTCGCGGCGTTCGAAGAAGGCAGCTTGTCCGGTGCGGCGCGGCGGCTCGGGCTGGCGCAGCCAACCGTCCGTTCGCGGATCGCGGCGCTTGAACGGAGACTGGGTACGGTGCTGTTCACCCGGTCGGCGAACGGCCTTGCGGCAACCGAGCATGCGCGCTCGCTGGCCGACAGTGCCCGCGCGATGGACAGGGCGTCCGAATTATTCGGGCGCGTCGCATCTGCCCCGGCCGGCGAAATCGCCGGCACGGTCCGCTTGAGCGCGTCCGAGGTCGTGGGCATCGAAGTCCTGCCACCGATATTGGCGAAGCTGCAGGCGGCGCATCCGGGGATCGTGATCGAGCTTTCGTTGAGCAACGCGACGGCCGATCTGATCGAACAGGAGGTCGATATTGCCATCCGCATGCATCCGCCGCGCGAGGGTGCGCTTGTCGCCAAGAAGATCGGGGTGATCGAACTCGGCCTTTTCGCTCATGAAGATTATCTGGCGCGCAAGGGAATGCCGGGCACTCCCGCCGATCTCGCCGGCCACGATATCATCGGATCCGACCGCGAGCCTGCAGATATGAAGTTCGCCGCGGCGCTATTGCCCGGCATCGCCCGCGACTGTTTCAAGATGCGGACCGACAGTCACCCGGCCCAGATCGCGCTCGCAAGGGCGGGAATGGGCATCGCAGTGATGCAGCGGAAAATAGGGCTTGCCGATCGCCGATTGAAAGCGGTGCTTCCGGACCTGCTTCTGCCGGGGCTCGACACCTGGATCGTTACGCACGAGGATTTGCGGCGCCTGCCTCGCGTCAGCGTCCTGTTCGATCATCTTGTGCGCGAGTTGGCGCGCTATTCGCGGCCGGTGCGATCGGGTCAGTTCGACGGCAAGCCCGCCTCGTAA
- a CDS encoding NAD(P)H-binding protein, translated as MTNENTAATALILGATGGIGGAIGAALRRRGWTVKALARDPAQAAAGWQNGPSPLWIAGDAMNEADVVAAAAGTSVIVHAVNPPGYRNWDRLVLPMIGNSLAAARAAGGARIILPGTVYNFEAGTTTVVDSTTPQSARSRKGAIRTEMERLLEEAAPDVPSLILRAGDFFGPGIRQSWFAQTMVTPGAPVRRIVNPAIGAGHSWAYLPDLAETFARLIEKPDRLDAFERLQFEGHVDASGTEMIEAVRAAVGRDIPVRAFPWWLMRCLAPFGGFPREVVEVEPYWRHPMRLDNRRLQRLLGNEPHTPLDTAVRHTLEALGCLDQRGTLSQAA; from the coding sequence ATGACCAACGAGAACACCGCAGCCACCGCATTGATACTCGGCGCGACAGGCGGCATTGGCGGCGCGATCGGCGCCGCGCTCCGGCGCCGGGGATGGACCGTCAAGGCGCTCGCGCGCGATCCGGCCCAGGCGGCAGCCGGCTGGCAAAATGGTCCGTCGCCCCTGTGGATCGCGGGCGACGCGATGAACGAGGCCGACGTCGTGGCGGCTGCGGCCGGGACGTCGGTCATCGTCCATGCCGTCAATCCGCCGGGCTATCGCAACTGGGACCGTCTGGTGCTGCCGATGATCGGAAACAGCCTTGCCGCCGCGCGGGCGGCAGGCGGCGCCCGCATCATACTCCCGGGCACAGTCTATAATTTCGAGGCCGGAACCACGACCGTCGTGGACAGCACGACGCCGCAATCGGCGCGATCGCGCAAAGGCGCCATTCGCACGGAAATGGAAAGGCTGCTCGAAGAAGCGGCGCCCGACGTGCCCAGCCTGATCCTGCGGGCGGGAGATTTTTTCGGCCCCGGAATCCGGCAAAGCTGGTTCGCGCAAACGATGGTCACGCCCGGCGCACCGGTTCGGCGGATCGTCAATCCGGCGATCGGCGCGGGCCACAGCTGGGCTTATCTTCCCGACCTTGCCGAGACTTTCGCCCGCTTGATCGAAAAGCCCGACCGGCTCGATGCTTTCGAGCGCCTCCAGTTCGAGGGTCATGTCGATGCAAGCGGCACAGAAATGATCGAGGCCGTGCGCGCGGCCGTCGGCCGGGATATTCCGGTCCGGGCTTTTCCCTGGTGGCTGATGCGGTGCCTTGCCCCGTTCGGCGGTTTTCCACGCGAAGTGGTCGAAGTAGAGCCCTATTGGCGCCACCCCATGCGGCTCGACAACCGGCGCCTTCAACGCCTGCTCGGTAACGAGCCGCACACGCCGCTCGACACGGCGGTCAGGCATACGCTCGAAGCGCTTGGCTGCCTCGATCAACGCGGCACCCTGTCGCAAGCCGCGTGA
- a CDS encoding RNA polymerase sigma factor has translation MQIRPALHRFLVVRGASTAEAEDMLQEISLRLSTANIGPVAEVRAYLYKMASNQFQLHRRTEQRRARREEDWVDANSAGERDIDPAASAEVRLIQREELAILQTALSKLPERTRWIFMQFRVEGLPQKQIANALEISVSAVEKHLTRAYGEIAATKLLLDGDHDLPRHLKNTGGVS, from the coding sequence ATGCAGATCAGGCCGGCGCTGCACCGGTTTCTGGTCGTGCGCGGCGCTTCGACCGCCGAAGCCGAAGATATGCTGCAGGAAATCTCGCTGCGGCTCTCGACGGCCAATATCGGCCCGGTGGCCGAGGTCCGCGCCTATCTGTACAAAATGGCGTCGAACCAGTTTCAGCTACACCGCCGTACCGAGCAGCGCCGCGCGCGGCGCGAGGAAGACTGGGTCGATGCGAACAGCGCCGGCGAACGGGACATCGACCCCGCCGCATCCGCCGAGGTCCGGCTGATCCAGCGCGAAGAGCTTGCCATTCTCCAGACGGCGCTATCGAAGCTTCCCGAACGGACACGGTGGATATTCATGCAATTCCGGGTCGAAGGCCTGCCGCAAAAACAGATCGCCAACGCGCTGGAGATCAGCGTCAGCGCCGTCGAAAAGCATCTGACGCGCGCCTATGGGGAAATCGCCGCCACGAAGCTGTTGCTGGATGGGGATCATGACCTGCCGCGGCATCTCAAGAACACAGGGGGCGTGTCATGA
- a CDS encoding FecR family protein: MSIAEQNPIIERAIEWHVRLRDGGDDVWEAFAAWLEEDPRHADAYERIEALDDRIGPLLDDIDRRQPANDLYDEPQPRRRFLYWAGGALAASVAAALLLIPQLSSQSYEVATTAGERRQLELEQGTDIALNGDTKLVLDRENARSAELVQGQALFRVRHDDNRPFVVAVGDVRIVDVGTIFEVVRDGGEIRVAVSEGKVEYRAAGKVVPLDAGQSLIAASDGKITVSDTPIEAVGSWQHKRYLYAGAPLSRVASDLSRSLGVGIRVDSALGNRPFSGNLHIEGTSEAELHRLAAALDVRLQREGRIWVMRPPTSAPD, encoded by the coding sequence ATGAGCATCGCGGAACAGAATCCTATCATCGAGCGGGCCATCGAATGGCACGTCCGGCTGCGCGACGGCGGCGACGACGTCTGGGAAGCATTTGCCGCCTGGCTCGAAGAAGATCCGCGCCACGCAGACGCCTATGAGCGGATCGAGGCGCTCGATGACCGGATCGGTCCGCTGCTGGACGATATCGATCGCCGGCAACCCGCCAATGACCTTTACGACGAGCCTCAGCCCCGGCGCCGCTTCCTCTATTGGGCAGGCGGCGCGCTGGCGGCGTCGGTCGCGGCGGCCTTGCTCCTGATACCGCAACTGTCCTCGCAATCGTACGAAGTCGCAACCACCGCCGGCGAGCGGCGCCAGCTCGAGCTCGAGCAGGGCACCGATATCGCGCTCAACGGCGACACGAAGCTGGTGCTGGACCGGGAGAACGCGCGCTCGGCGGAGTTGGTCCAAGGCCAAGCCCTGTTTCGTGTCCGGCACGATGACAACCGCCCGTTCGTCGTCGCGGTTGGCGATGTCCGGATCGTCGATGTCGGCACGATATTCGAAGTGGTGCGCGACGGCGGCGAGATTCGCGTGGCGGTGTCGGAAGGCAAGGTCGAATATCGCGCCGCGGGCAAGGTCGTCCCGCTCGACGCCGGTCAGTCGCTGATTGCCGCGAGCGACGGAAAAATCACGGTGTCCGATACGCCCATCGAGGCCGTGGGGTCGTGGCAACACAAGCGATATCTGTACGCGGGCGCCCCGCTCTCGCGCGTCGCGTCCGATCTGTCGCGTAGTCTCGGCGTCGGCATCCGCGTCGATTCCGCACTCGGCAACCGGCCGTTTTCGGGCAACCTGCATATCGAGGGCACCAGCGAAGCCGAATTGCACCGCCTCGCCGCCGCGCTCGACGTCCGTCTCCAGCGTGAAGGGCGTATCTGGGTCATGAGGCCGCCAACAAGTGCGCCGGATTGA